A stretch of Castanea sativa cultivar Marrone di Chiusa Pesio chromosome 2, ASM4071231v1 DNA encodes these proteins:
- the LOC142624230 gene encoding la-related protein 1C: MAANNNNSNSPRQSGDTIGSPQSRRAAKAVSSPSSSSSSPSSQPPWTQIVRGESEPMIAAAAASSPAVNTSPPTPAAAIEAAAPSALAAAPPSPTLAVEESIAESSENGNGGKRPAWNKPSNGAVAEVGQVMGAVSWPALSESTRAPAKSPSDSIKPSSDGSSSPASQGTGATSSSAQKQVSNNVNPSSTPNHVLARQRSMKPRNNPSTSSNGGLPPQQLAPVPVVEMAPNTPSPKDHTHRSGFSSQSHGGNDHPPQRSNSFRGRNGGSHPRGDGSHHHGYGNRRDQERGNQDWNAHRNFPGRDNHMQPQRVVPRFIRPPPPPPPPSSTPFIPSPVRFGSPISFPELAPMVYVDSLRGMPIVAPIPPPAVFFPPPDPQLHAKIVNQIDYYFSNENLIKDTYLRQNMDDQGWVPIKLIAGFNKVMLLTDNIQLILDAVRTSSVLEIQGDKVRRRGDWMRWIMPPVQRPNVSGHQTLGNDVLAGYVESMTLEENTTKHNSARAQADVGAEGFHSGLSSGDLSSQSQLSGRDGTDQVGNQAGSDHSN; encoded by the exons ATGGCtgccaacaacaacaacagcaattCGCCTCGTCAATCCGGGGACACCATCGGTAGTCCTCAATCGCGACGCGCCGCGAAGGCGGTTTCGTCGccgtcgtcgtcgtcatcatcgcCGTCGTCGCAGCCGCCGTGGACGCAAATTGTCCGCGGAGAATCCGAGCCGATGAtcgctgctgctgctgcttccTCTCCGGCCGTGAATACATCGCCGCCGACGCCCGCGGCTGCGATTGAGGCAGCTGCGCCCTCGGCTCTCGCCGCTGCTCCGCCGTCTCCGACCTTGGCCGTGGAGGAATCGATCGCGGAGAGCTCGGAGAATGGCAATGGAGGAAAGAGGCCAGCCTGGAACAAGCCTTCGAATGGAGCTGTCGCGGAGGTTGGGCAGGTCATGGGTGCGGTTTCTTGGCCAGCTTTATCTGAGTCCACTCGGGCTCCGGCCAAATCGCCTTCCGATTCAATCAAACCCTCATCGGATGGATCATCTTCACCCGCTTCTCAG GGGACTGGAGCGACATCTTCATCTGCACAGAAACAAGTGAGTAATAATGTGAATCCTAGTTCAACACCGAACCATGTACTCGCACGCCAGAGATCAATGAAGCCGCGTAATAATCCAAGCACATCCTCTAATGGTGGCCTTCCTCCGCAGCAATTGGCACCAGTTCCAGTTGTTGAAATGGCTCCAAATACCCCTTCGCCTAAGGACCATACGCATAGGAGTGGATTTTCATCACAATCCCATGGTGGTAATGATCATCCTCCGCAACGTAGTAACTCATTTAGGGGCCGCAATGGTGGTTCACATCCGCGTGGAGATGGTTCTCACCATCACGGCTACGGAAACAGGCGCGATCAAGAACGTGGAAATCAAGATTGGAATGCTCATCGAAATTTCCCTGGTAGAGACAACCACATGCAGCCTCAGAGAGTTGTGCCTCGATTTATAAGAccacccccaccaccaccaccaccaagtTCTACGCCATTTATTCCCTCACCTGTGAGGTTTGGAAGTCCTATCAGTTTCCCTG AACTGGCTCCCATGGTATATGTTGATTCACTCAGAGGTATGCCTATTGTTGCACCAATACCACCTCCTGCAGTTTTTTTCCCTCCACCAGATCCTCAGTTGCATGCTAAGATAGTTAATCAGATAGATTATTATTTCAG TAATGAGAATTTAATTAAAGATACATACTTGAGGCAGAACATGGATGACCAGGGCTGGGTTCCTATTAAATTGATAGCTGGCTTCAACAAA GTTATGCTCTTGACAGATAATATCCAGCTTATATTGGACGCTGTGCGGACTTCAAGTGTTTTGGAAATACAg GGCGACAAAGTAAGAAGGCGCGGCGATTGGATGAGATGGATAATGCCACCAGTTCAGCGTCCTAATGTTTCAGGCCATCAGACCCTGGGAAATGATGTCCTGGCTGGTTATGTCGAAAGCATGACACTGGAGGAGAATACTACTAAGCACAACAGTGCAAGGGCTCAAGCAGATGTTGGTGCTGAGGGATTCCATAGTGGACTGTCATCTGGAGACTTGAGCAGCCAGTCACAGCTTTCTGGTAGGGACGGAACAGATCAGGTCGGTAACCAAGCCGGTTCAGATCACTCTAATTGA
- the LOC142625672 gene encoding uncharacterized protein LOC142625672 isoform X1, with the protein MAFAHYMLAVPVEPLNHPKISVLRSSFSHSHSLCFASSSHRSKSPNLSILPTFRKIGHKAKSKPQESEVNLAADAFTNFKHLLLPITDRKPYLSEGTRQAVATTAALAKKYGADITVVVIDERQKESLPEHETQLSSIRWHLSEGGFEEFKLLERLGEGNKSTAIIGEVADDLNLDLVVISMEAIHSKHVDANLLAEFIPCPVVLLPL; encoded by the exons ATGGCCTTCGCTCACTATATGCTAGCTGTTCCAGTTGAGCCCTTAAATCACCCCAAAATCTCTGTGCTGAGGTCATCTttttctcactctcactctctctgtTTTGCTTCCTCTTCGCACCGATCCAAATCTCCTAACCTCTCCATCCTCCCCACCTTTCGTAAAATCGGACATAAAG CTAAGAGTAAGCCGCAAGAATCTGAAGTCAATTTAGCTGCTGATGCCTTTACTAATTTCAAGCATCTTCTTCTGCCAATCACTGATCGGAAACCCTATCTCTCCGAGGGAACAAGACAG GCTGTAGCAACTACTGCTGCTTTGGCAAAGAAGTATGGAGCTGACATCACAGTTGTTG TTATTGATGAAAGGCAGAAAGAATCATTGCCAGAGCATGAGACCCAACTTTCTAGCATCCGCTGGCATCTCTCTGAAG GTGGGTTCGAGGAATTTAAGTTGCTAGAGCGACTGGGGGAAGGGAACAAGTCGACAGCCATCATTGGAGAGGTTGCTGATGATCTGAATCTGGATTTAGTAGTTATTAGCATGGAAGCCATTCATTCCAAGCATGTAGATGCAAACCTGCTGGCTGAGTTCATTCCCTGCCCTGTTGTACTTTTGCCTCTGTAA
- the LOC142625672 gene encoding uncharacterized protein LOC142625672 isoform X2 encodes MAFAHYMLAVPVEPLNHPKISVLRSSFSHSHSLCFASSSHRSKSPNLSILPTFRKIGHKAKSKPQESEVNLAADAFTNFKHLLLPITDRKPYLSEGTRQAVATTAALAKKYGADITVVVIDERQKESLPEHETQLSSIRWHLSEEQLH; translated from the exons ATGGCCTTCGCTCACTATATGCTAGCTGTTCCAGTTGAGCCCTTAAATCACCCCAAAATCTCTGTGCTGAGGTCATCTttttctcactctcactctctctgtTTTGCTTCCTCTTCGCACCGATCCAAATCTCCTAACCTCTCCATCCTCCCCACCTTTCGTAAAATCGGACATAAAG CTAAGAGTAAGCCGCAAGAATCTGAAGTCAATTTAGCTGCTGATGCCTTTACTAATTTCAAGCATCTTCTTCTGCCAATCACTGATCGGAAACCCTATCTCTCCGAGGGAACAAGACAG GCTGTAGCAACTACTGCTGCTTTGGCAAAGAAGTATGGAGCTGACATCACAGTTGTTG TTATTGATGAAAGGCAGAAAGAATCATTGCCAGAGCATGAGACCCAACTTTCTAGCATCCGCTGGCATCTCTCTGAAG AACAACTGCATTGA
- the LOC142623379 gene encoding uncharacterized protein LOC142623379 isoform X1 has protein sequence MAGSESEEPAIPNMTTISRHNFGDDTAEPVFSISIIENMKEEYGLFVWPCSIVLAEYVWQQRLRFSGSSVVELGAGTCLPGLVAAKVGADVTLTDDANSIEVIDNMRRVCDLNKLECNVIQSLLFYVFMSALIVPVCERVLGMTWGVWDASIFSLQPKIILGADVLYDTSAFDDLFATVKFLLQNSPGSVFITTYHNRSGHHLIEFLMVKWGLKCIKLLDGFSLMPSDKASGLSGNIQLAEIVLNNLQP, from the exons ATGGCGGGCAGTGAATCGGAAGAACCGGCCATTCCCAACATGACGACGATATCTCGGCATAATTTCGGCGATGACACTGCCGAACCGgtcttctccatctccatcatCGAG AATATGAAAGAAGAGTACGGCCTATTTGTGTGGCCCTGCAGTATCGTCCTCGCCGAGTATGTTTGGCAACAGAGATTGCGCTTTTCCGGGTCTAGCGTCGTTGAG CTTGGCGCCGGAACTTGCTTGCCCGGTTTAGTTGCCGCGAAAGTGGGTGCTGACGTCACTCTCACAGATGACGCTAATAGTATAGAG GTGATAGACAACATGAGAAGAGTGTGTGACCTGAATAAACTCGAGTGTAATGTAATACAATCGCTGCTGTTTTATGTATTTATGTCAGCTCTCATAGTTCCTGTGTGTGAAAGG GTTCTTGGAATGACTTGGGGAGTTTGGGATGCATCTATATTCAGTTTACAACCTAAGATTATTCTTGGGGCGGATGTATTGTATGACACAAGTG CCTTTGATGACCTCTTTGCCACTGTGAAATTCCTTCTCCAAAATTCTCCTGGGTCAGTCTTCATAACAACATATCATAATCGAAG TGGGCATCATCTTATAGAATTCTTGATGGTGAAATGGGGGTTGAAGTGCATAAAGCTTCTTGACGGCTTTTCATTAATGCCATCTGACAAGGCTTCTGGTCTGAGTGGCAACATTCAATTGGCAGAGATTGTTCTGAACAATTTACAGCCTTAG
- the LOC142623379 gene encoding uncharacterized protein LOC142623379 isoform X2: protein MAGSESEEPAIPNMTTISRHNFGDDTAEPVFSISIIENMKEEYGLFVWPCSIVLAEYVWQQRLRFSGSSVVELGAGTCLPGLVAAKVGADVTLTDDANSIEVIDNMRRVCDLNKLECNVLGMTWGVWDASIFSLQPKIILGADVLYDTSAFDDLFATVKFLLQNSPGSVFITTYHNRSGHHLIEFLMVKWGLKCIKLLDGFSLMPSDKASGLSGNIQLAEIVLNNLQP, encoded by the exons ATGGCGGGCAGTGAATCGGAAGAACCGGCCATTCCCAACATGACGACGATATCTCGGCATAATTTCGGCGATGACACTGCCGAACCGgtcttctccatctccatcatCGAG AATATGAAAGAAGAGTACGGCCTATTTGTGTGGCCCTGCAGTATCGTCCTCGCCGAGTATGTTTGGCAACAGAGATTGCGCTTTTCCGGGTCTAGCGTCGTTGAG CTTGGCGCCGGAACTTGCTTGCCCGGTTTAGTTGCCGCGAAAGTGGGTGCTGACGTCACTCTCACAGATGACGCTAATAGTATAGAG GTGATAGACAACATGAGAAGAGTGTGTGACCTGAATAAACTCGAGTGTAAT GTTCTTGGAATGACTTGGGGAGTTTGGGATGCATCTATATTCAGTTTACAACCTAAGATTATTCTTGGGGCGGATGTATTGTATGACACAAGTG CCTTTGATGACCTCTTTGCCACTGTGAAATTCCTTCTCCAAAATTCTCCTGGGTCAGTCTTCATAACAACATATCATAATCGAAG TGGGCATCATCTTATAGAATTCTTGATGGTGAAATGGGGGTTGAAGTGCATAAAGCTTCTTGACGGCTTTTCATTAATGCCATCTGACAAGGCTTCTGGTCTGAGTGGCAACATTCAATTGGCAGAGATTGTTCTGAACAATTTACAGCCTTAG
- the LOC142623380 gene encoding peroxidase 64-like: protein MAPIVALFLSSVLIFSVFAPVNSLSYNYYEKTCPHAESIIAYAVKTATSKDKTVPAALLRLHFHDCFIRGCDASVLLKSKGSNKAEKDGPPNLSLHALYVIDSAKKDLETWCPGVVSCADIVALAARDAVALSGGPSWDVPKGRKDGRTSKASETIKLPAPNFTISLLQQSFSQRGLSLDDLVALSGGHTLGFSHCASFQQRIQNFNATHDVDPSINPSFAAKLRGVCPKKGKSKNAGTTMDPSSTTFDNTYYKLVLKKKGLFSSDQALLSNPKTKNLVRKFATSKEAFSKAFVKSMIKMSSLTGGQEIRKDCRVVN, encoded by the exons ATGGCTCCCATTGTTGCATTATTCTTGAGCTCAGTTCTTATATTTTCAGTGTTTGCTCCAGTGAATTCACTTAGCTATAATTACTACGAAAAAACATGCCCTCATGCTGAATCAATCATTGCCTATGCTGTCAAGACTGCAACGTCGAAAGACAAAACAGTTCCAGCAGCACTACTCCGGTTGCATTTCCATGACTGTTTTATCAGG gGCTGTGATGCTTCTGTGTTGTTAAAATCGAAAGGGAGCAACAAAGCAGAAAAAGATGGGCCGCCTAATCTTTCCTTGCATGCACTTTATGTCATTGACAGTGCAAAAAAAGATCTAGAGACTTGGTGCCCTGGCGTGGTCTCATGCGCTGATATTGTGGCTCTTGCTGCCAGGGATGCCGTTGCCCTA TCTGGAGGTCCAAGTTGGGATGTGCCAAAAGGAAGGAAAGATGGAAGAACATCAAAGGCTAGTGAAACAATCAAATTGCCAGCTCCAAACTTCACCATATCTCTACTGCAACAAAGCTTCTCTCAAAGAGGTTTATCCTTGGATGATCTAGTGGCTCTTTCAG GAGGGCATACTCTAGGATTTTCCCACTGTGCATCCTTCCAACAGAGAATCCAGAACTTTAATGCCACGCATGACGTCGACCCGTCGATAAATCCATCCTTTGCTGCAAAGTTAAGGGGTGTTTGTCCCAAAAAGGGTAAGTCAAAGAATGCCGGTACCACCATGGATCCCTCTTCAACAACCTTTGATAACACGTACTACAAGTTGGTCCTCAAAAAGAAGGGCCTGTTCTCTTCGGACCAAGCCCTGCTCAGTAATCCAAAAACGAAGAACTTGGTTAGAAAATTTGCCACTTCAAAGGAAGCTTTTAGCAAGGCCTTtgtgaaatctatgatcaagATGAGCAGTCTCACCGGTGGACAGGAGATTAGGAAGGATTGTAGGGTGGTAAATTAA